The Saprospiraceae bacterium genome includes the window AGGCTTTCGGGCAAGATCAAACCCTCCTGCAAGGCCAAGGCATATAAAATGGGCTTGAGCGTGCTCCCTGTACTTCGGGGGGCGGTGATAATATCGACGGATTGGCCATGTTCTTCTCCGGCATTGGCGACATTGCCAACATAGGCCATGACTTCTCCCGTAGGGACGTCGATAACCAGGGCTGCCAAGTTGTGGATGCCATTGCCACGAAGTATACGGTGGTGGCGATCAACGATGTCCGTTATTTTTTCTTGCAGGAAGGCGTCAAGGGAACTGCTTACTCGGGATTGTTTTATTTTTTTTGGGACAACTAATTCGGCGTAGGCACGATCGAGCAAATGCGGCGCCAGCTGCGGCAGGGGATGGGGTTTGTCGGGTAATTCTTCTTCCAAGGCAAGCTCATACGTCAGCTTATCGATTTGTCCTCGTTCATAAAGGCGTAGCAGCAGCCGGTTGCGTTTCTCCAGCAAGGCCTGCCGGTTGCGACTGGGATGGATCAGGCCGGGGCTGTTGGGCAAAACGGCGAGCATAGCTGCCTCCGCCCAGGATAGCAATTGCGGGCGTTTGCCGAAATAGCGCCAGGAAGCCGTTTCCAAGCCAACAACATTGCCGCCAAAAGGAGCATGAGTGGCGTACAACTGCAAGATTTTTTCCTTACTATAACCCAGTTCCAGTCGGGTAGCCATGATCATTTCCAGCAGCTTCTGTCGGATGGTTCTTCTTTTTTGTCCACAAGCCATCCGCATTACCTGCATGGTAAGCGTACTACCCCCGCTGACAATTTCTCCATTTTTGACATTTTGGATCAAAGCGCGTAGTAAACTTAGCATATCTACCCCTGGATGGCTGAAAAATCGCCGGTCTTCAAATTCTAATAAGGCTTGCACAAACTGCTCCGGAAGGCTATCAGGGGCTGGGAAGCGCCATTGGCCATCGGTAGCGATCCGGGCGCCAAGCAACTGCCCATTGCGGTCTTCGAGCACCATGCTGGTGGGGGCGTCAAACAGCGGGCGAGGCAGACAGAAGGCGTACCATAGCAGGAAAAGGCCGATGACCGCCAGGGTTTTGCGGCGGTGTTGGTGGAGGAGGAAATGGGAAAGTTTTTTTAATTGTTTCTTCATTTCTATAAGAACGCTTTATGGGCTTTGCTTCTGATTATTTTAATAGAATTTTCTCCATCTGGTCTAATAAGTTTTTCCCTGCATGTGAGCGTTCTTTGGGCTTTTGTTCTTTCTTGAGCCTATTTAAAACCCATAGTACAAAATTATCCGCTAAAATTTCATCCGGATGGATGATATAATCTGTATTGTCTCCGATGATTTCCAAGAAATTGGTGCTAGAAATGAGGTTTTCGATTGGATCGCCATTGCTTTGGCTGATGACCCGATATTGCCCGTTTTGCTGTTTTTCAATGGGAAAAAGTTGAAAGGACAGGTATTGGAAAAAAGCCGACTGATCGCTTGAATAGGTAGGTCGATTGCTCTGGATAAGGGGGATAGCTTCCAGGGTGCTGCCATCTTCTTTTTTTAGCTGAATACGATAGGAATAATCAATGCCATCAGGATTGAGTAGGATTCGCTGGCGCAGAGCGTCAGGCATTATCAGCTCCTGGGTAGAGACAGGGAGTTTATGGAAACCAACTAATTGATACAAGGCTTGTCGTTTTTCAGGGTGTAGCCGAGACCAGATGTGGAATAGTTCGTGCAGCATAACCCGATAGAGTTCTGGCTCGTTTGCCTTTTCCAATTCATTGGCAGGGATCACGATGCCTTTTTCACGAGTGTAAAATACGCCGGGGCCGTAGTGGATGGCCGGGGTTTTTAGTAGTAGGATCGTATCAGGGATTAGGCCTTTCTTCAAAGCCTCACAATCTGTATAGACTTGTTGCCAAACCCGGTGTAAAAGCGCCTCCTCTGTTTCCGAAAAGTTGCTGACATCCCACTGCAAAAAGTCTTTGTAATCATGAAGAATTTTGTTCCTGGTGACGCCAGGTTGATAATTTTTTTTCATTTGGATCATCATATCCAGGGAGGAGATGTTTTCAAAAAAATGCTCCATATCATCTTTAATGATAAAGGTAGCGGCTTGGGTGCTGTCGAGTAGAACAAGCTGTTTGTTTTTGCCTAGGGTGATCACTTGTTGAGTCGTAGTAGGACCAGGCCTGCAAGCTAAAAAACAGGAAAGTGATAACACTAAAGCCGTGAAAAAAAATGGCCGATACATAGCGGTATTGAATTTTTTTACCTTTTTCAAAAGAAAAAATCCGTTTATTTGCAATAAAAGTTTTTTTATTCGGAATTTTTTTACTTGTTTTGTGTTATGTCCAATTTACGTCTCTCTCACGATATTTTTTTTAAAAAGGCCTTTTCAGATATTGATGTGGCCAAGGATTTTCTGAGGAATTTTCTCCCGGAAAAAGTTTTATCGATTTTACAATTAAAGGAATTGATCCTTACTAATCAATCTTTCGTTTCACCAAGCCTAAAGCCTTATTATTCTGATTTGGTTTATTTATGCAAAACCAAGGAGGAACAACCTATAGAAGTAGCCTTATTATTTGAACATAAAAGCAATGTACCCAAATATCCTCATATTCAGTTGTTGCGTTACCAATTGGAGTTTTGGGATAGCCAGATTAGACAAAAGAAAGATATAACCCCTATGATTCCTATTGTAGTTTACCACGGCAAACGGAAATGGGAACAACGATCATTTTACACTTATTTTAAGGCTGTCGATCCAATCTTGTATGCATATATTCCCAATTTCGAGTTCCTTCTTACGGCGATTAACGAGATGCAAGACGGCGAAATTCGAGCACTTGAAGCAGATTGGTTAAATAATATTTTACTGTTGATGAAATATATCCAAGATTTTCCTCAGCATCACTTTACAAATATTTTCCTTAACATAGAGCCAAAGGTTGAAGACCCTGCCAAAAAAAACTTATTAATGTCAATGATTGTTTATTTCCTACAAAATGCCGAAATTAGTAGGAAGCAATTTAATGAATTAACTATGACACTATCTGGAGAAACCAAAAAAATAATTATGAGTACTTATGATCAATTAATTCAAGAAGGTGTTATCCAAGGAATAGCGCAGGGAAAAGAATACGGTATTGCACAAGGGATAGAGCAAGGTATTGCACAAGGAATAGAGCAAGGAATAGAGCAAGGGATAGAGCAAAAGAATAAGCTGGTTATCCAAAAAGGCTTAGATGCTGGACTTTCGATTGAGTTATTATGCGAACTAACGGACCTTTCTACTGAAGAGGTTGAGAGCATGTTTGGAGGTCACCCTTTGGGCTAAAAACCATCTCTTTTTCGCTGATACTTCGTTGCTTTTTTCGTCCGTACCTAAGGGTATGCACTTCAAAAAGCGCCTTGTCTCATCAAAAAATTGACGCTTTTTATCTCCAAAAGCGACCTCCAAACATGCTCTGAAGCAATTATCCAGTTACTGGGAGAAGAAGAAAACTAGCATATAATTTAATAATGCGCTCCTGAAAAAGGAACCTTTTAATGAAAATACTTGGCATATCTGCTTTTTATCACGACGCAGCTGCAGCTATAATTGAAGATGGAAACATCATCGCTGCGGCGCAAGAAGAACGATTTACAAGAGAGAAGCACGACGCCTCCTTTCCTATTAATGCCATCAAATATTGTTTGGATTATACCGGATGCAACATAGATGACTTAGCCGCCATCGTCTTTTATGATAAACCCTTATTGAAATTTGAAAGGCTTCTAGAGACCTTTTATAGCTATGCGCCACAGGGATGGGCGCGGTTTATTCAAGCTATTCCTATTTGGAGTAAAGAAAAACTATTCCTTAAAAAGATTATTCGGGAGGCATTGAAAGCATTAGCACCATCCCCTTCAAAGGGAATCCCTAACATATTATTTTCGGAACACCATTTAGCACATGCAGCAAGTGCTTTTTATCCTTCTCCATTTAAAGAAGCAGTCATTCTGACCATAGATGGCGTTGGCGAATGGGCAACAGCCTCTATTTGTCGAGGGAATGACAAAAAAATCCAAATTCTCAAAGAATTAAGATTCCCGCATTCAGTCGGGCTATTCTATTCAGCCTTTACTTACTTTTTGGGTTTTCGAGTTAATTCGGGTGAATATAAATTAATGGGTTTGGCGCCGTATGGTAACCCAACTGGAAAGCAAACACAAGCATTCGTTGAGCTGATAAAGTCGCATTTAGTAGATATAAAGCCCGATGGCTCTATTTATTTAAATCAACAATACTTTACCTATAGCACAAAAGATCGAATGCTGGATGACCAGCAATGGGAGAAATTATTCGGATTTCCCAAAAGAGCAGCAGCAGACCAATTTGAACAGCACCATGCCAATCTGGCTATTGCCATTCAAATGGTTACCGAAGAGATCGTCCTAAAAATGGCCAAAGAGGCTAAAGAACTAACAGGCGTCAATGCCCTCTGTTTGGCTGGAGGAGTGGCTTTAAATTGTGTAGCTAATGGAAAACTGTTGGCGGAAGGTTTATTTGAACATTTATATATTCAACCTGCGGCAGGTGACGCAGGTGGAGCAATTGGAGCAGCTTTGAGTGCCTATCATATGCATTTCGACCAGAAAAGAATTATTAGTAAGCCAGATGGAATGAGTGGTGCCTATCTAGGGCCGGAATATTCTTATTTAGAGATCGAGAAACTAGCAAGAAAATATGATGCACCTTTTCATCGATATGATGATTTTGATGCCCTAGCAAAGGTTACAGCTACATTGCTAAACCAAGGCCAGGTGATCGGTTGGTTTCAAGGAAGAATGGAGTTTGGCCCACGTGCCTTAGGGAACCGGAGTATTTTGGGTGATCCTAGGAGCCCTGAAATGCAAAGGCATATGAATTTGAAAATTAAATTTAGGGAGAGCTTTCGGCCCTTTGCACCGTCGGTCTTAGCTGAAGACGCTGATCAGTATTTTGATTTAAGCATACCTTCCCCTTATATGCTGTTGGTTCGACAAATACAAGATCAGCTCAAAAAAACGGTCCCTGCGGATTATAATGAATATCCTGTCCACGATAAACTATATGTAGAACGATCCAATATCCCCGCCGTTACCCATGTTGACTTTACCGCTAGAATCCAAACCGTCCATAAAGAAACCAATCCGCGGTTTCATGCATTGTTATCCCATTTTAAAGTACAAACTGGACTAGGTATGTTGATCAATACAAGTTTTAATGTCAGAGGAGAGCCAATTGTTTGTAGCCCTGATGATGCCTATCAATGTTTTCTAAGAACGGATATGGACACCTTAGTACTAGGCGATTATTTATTTAAAAAGGATGAGCAGCACAATATGACTGCATTGGAAGCAGTATTAGAAAAGGGATTTGCATTAGATTAAAACCTCAGTCTTAGACACTGGAAACTAGGAATATCAGAGATCAGAGAAGGTAAAAAATAAACAGCTATGGAGTTTTTAAATGATTTATGGCAATACCTTAAGGAAAGGAAAAAATGGTGGTTACTTCCTTTAATCCTGGCTGTATTACTCATTGGAGGATTGATTCTTTTCGCTGAAAGCTCCGCGATTGGGTCCTTCATTTATACCTTATTCTAATGAAGAAAAAATATAGTAATAAAGTTAAGGTTACCGCAATTTTCCTAATTACCGTACTGTTTTTGGCTGTAATCCTAATTATAGGGGAAACCCTCTGCCGCTTTAATAAGGAATACGGAAGGGGAGGTTTTGCATTTGATCGGACCCTCATTTGGCGATTGAATAAAAATTTCACGGGACAAAAACCTTATGCCCAGGGAATGATCCCAGGTAAGGAACCTTTTGTCTTGAGCTTAAATAATAGGGGGTTTAGAGGAGGAGAGTTTAAAAAGGAGAAAGAAAAGGGGATAAAGCGGATTATGGTATTGGGCGATTCCTATACAGCAGGCTTGGATTATCCAGATGATGAAATATTCACAGGTGCGTTTGAGCAGAAGCTTAATGCACAGAGAAATGATCACTATGAAGTAATGAATATAAGTTGTCCGGCCTGGGGAACGGATCAGCAATACCTATATTGGTTTACAGAAGGTATAAAATACGAACCAGATTACCTGATCATCATGATTGCCTCCAATGATATGCGGGAGTTGTATAACAAAAAGGTGGTAAGTCTTAGCCCGGAAGGCAATATTGACATAAAAAAAGCAGATTTGCCCACTAAAGAGAAATGGGGTTGGTATTTCGCTAACCGTTCATCTTTATTTCAGTATTTCCAAAAGAAAGTATGGAAGACCAATTATGGAGATTTCTTTAAGGTCTTCCACTACTATCCCGTAAATTATGGTATAAAAGATACCACAGATTGGGATGCTCCCAATTATCTCAAAGAACCATTTCCTGAAATTGAAGCAACTTATCAACTTTTTGAAAAATTGCTGGAAGAAATAAAAGAAAGCTGTGAAAAAAATGGAACTAAGCTTTTATTGGGAAAAATCCCGGCCAAGGTAGAATTTGATGGAACATATGAAACGGCAGAACATGATCCGACTATCATTTCTAACATGACTAAATTGATTGCGGAAAGGCAAGGAATTCCATATTTAGACTTAAATGAAATGTTGGCAAAGAAAGAAGACCCATTAAATGTTTTCATGAGTTGGGAATATCACTTTAATAAAGAGGGTCACGATTTTGCGGCGGAACATTTATTTGACTTTTTTAATCAGCTGGACTTTTGACATTCGCTGTTTTGAAAGCGGAAATCGGAAGGCGGAAGGTGGAAATGGGAACTCGGAAAGGCTCAGGGGCGCAATTTTCCGACTTCCGACTTCTCACTTCTAGCCTGGAAAACAGAGGATTACCAAAAGCGTCAAAAGTCCAATAATCAGTTTAAATGAAAATAGAAAAACAGCATTCTCCTTACGAAACGATAGCTGCCTTGGTTACCTTAAGTATTGTCATTTACCTGATTTTTGATTTGAAAAATATACTTTATATAGGCCTTTCTTTGGGTTTAATGACTTTATTCATCAGGCCTTTGGCCATTTTTGTTCATAAGGGGTGGAGCTATTTAGCCAAATGGCTGAATTACATTACTTCTCGCGTCTTATTGAGCATTGTTTTCTTTTTGGTGTTAACGCCCATTGCCATTATTTATCGATTGATGGGAAAGGATAGTTTAAAAAAGAAGGAGATTGGTCAGGAAAGCTATTTTACAGAAAGAAACCATCAATTTACAGCAGAAGATTTCAAAAAGACCTGGTAGGATTAAAAGAAAAATAAGCATTAAGGATAGCTATAGATAATAAGGTAGAAGTAAAAAATAAATACATAAAGGGCATGACCAACAAGTTGTAAAAAACAACAAGGGTCAATTTCAAGCTACACAAGGCAAAAAAATCCGTATTGATCTTATTTTTGAACCTAGCAAAAAGCAAGAGAGATAGGGCAGGAACTAAAAAAGCTGAAACCATAAAAAGTTGATGAAGTGTTGCCAGGTTTTCGTAAACAAAAAACTTGGCCACTCCTAAACTGATATTGATCATAGGCTCGAATTTCTCTTTCTCATTGATAATTGCATTGATATAATTTTCCTGCAGTCCCAAGAAGACATGTAAGCTTCCCATGCCCTGTGAGACCACCATTAAGAAAATGGATAATCCTCCCGCAATGCCTCCAATAGCGATAGCTTTTGACCTTTTCACGAAGAAAAACACATACAACACATACATTATAGCCCAAATTGCCAAGGAGTAACGGCTGAGCATGCACAAACTCAAGGCTATCCCTGTCAGAACTGTCTTTTCTTTTGCAATCGCATAGGCCAATAATAGATAATAAAATACCACCATACTTTCCTCTGTCATGGCAAAGAACCTTCCCTCAAACTTAATCATGTCATGCACAAGAATATAAATGGGTACGAGGATGAGGAGGGAGGTGAATGGAACCTTAGAAGAGAGGGGATTATGAAGTGAGAAATCGGAAGTCACCTCTTCTACCTTTGCACCTTCTAATGTCCTCCTTCCCTCTTCCTCCTTCTGCTTTTCCCCTTTCCTGGTGTTAACAATAAGCACCAATCCTGCCACAAAAAGCAAGACACTCGTCCACCTTACATCAAAATCGAAATAGGTGGCTGGAATTAAAGGCATCCACAAAGCAGGCAGATAAATGGGTTGCATCCCGTCCCAAATTTGGGGGATAATTGCGTATACTTCTTCTCCCTGCATAAACCGTTCACACATGATCTTTAGAATGGGCAACATGTCCGCTAACCTGTAATCAATGGGAATGTTGGCAAATAGGGGTTTAGCTTCCTTATAGAGATAAAAACTAATGCCCAACATACCTAAGGTTAATGCCACGCGGTAGGCTTTTCCAGAAATGTCAATAGTTTCTGTCGCTTTAACCTTGATCAGCGGGAGAATCGAAATGAACAAGCCAAGCACCAAATAGACGATGCTCGAATTTTCTTTGTCGTAATAATTGATGAAAATGGTATTACAAAGCCCCTCCACGATTACGAGTAAGATGAGCAGAATGGATATGATTGACTTGTTTAGGCGCATAAATACTAGTGGCTTAAATCAAAAGTGACCACATAATCTGTCAAGGATTTATGCGTTTGGCCACCCGGTTGTCTATATTTCCGCAAAGATATAAACTTAGAGCATGTTTGGAGGTCGCTTTTGGAGATAAAAAGTGGCAATTTTTTGATGAAACGAGGCGCTTTTTGAAGTGCATACCCTTAGGTACGGACAAAAAAAGCAACGAAGTATCAGCGAAAAAGAGACATTTTTTGGCCCAAATCGACCTTGGGAGATTCATGAACACCATAAATCACTATAAAGGCCGTGAATAAAGGGTGACCTCCAAACATGCTCTATAGTTATTCAAACGTGTAACTTGAGTTGCCCAAACAGGTTCAGGAAAGAAAACCGCCTAATCGTTTTTAAACAATTACAAACGACTACAAACGGCATTAAGCGATTATTATACAACTAATACTTGACCGTCCCCTCATCTTTGCAGGGTCAGTTATTTAATCATTGTTTAATTGTAAAATGTAGAAACATGAATGATTTATCAAATTCTGTTCAACTTATCGGAGATTTGGGTCGTAATGTCGACTTTAAAAAACTAGAAAATGGCAACTCGCTCGCCAGGGTTTCTATTAGTACTAAAGAGGTTTTTAAAAACAGTAAAGGTGAAAAAATGGTAGAACAGCAATGGCACAACCTCGTTGGTTGGGGAAAAGTGGCGGAAATTATGGAGGTACTACTGGAAAAAGGGAAAAAAGTGGCAGTGAAGGGAAAACTGCGTCACCGTACCTATGAAGATAAAGAAGGTAAAACACGATATCAATCAGAAGTGGTGGTGAGTGAATTTATGTTGCTCTGAGCAATTATATCAAAACAAGCGCGCTACTCAAGGTGAACATTCTTTTTTCAAGTACGCCTTAGAACTCATTTCTTATCTTTTAAATTAGTATTTTTTAAAAAAAAGCCTATTCTAATGAATATTCGCAATAGTATTTTATTAATTGGTCATTTAGGAAGCGATCCGGACGTAAAAAAATTGCAAAATGGCAAAACTGTTGCTAAATTGTCGCTCGCTACGTCAGAAGTGTATAAAAACAAAAATGGCGACAAGGTACAACAGACGCAATGGCATCAATGTGTAGCCTGGGGACGGACGGCGGAGGTGATGGAAAATTTCCTGAAAAAAGGGAAAAGTATTGCTATAAGTGGTAAATTGACTTATAATAATTATAAAGACCGCGACGGTATAATGCGGTACAGTTCTCAGATTGTGGTTAATAATTTTGTGTTGCTTAAGTAAAACCCCAATACGTCAGGTTTATTCAGCCTTGGAGGAGTTCTACAGCACTAGGCTATTTTTTCCTTGACTATATTTGGGGCTGACAGTACCCGGCACTTTCCAAAGATTCTATTGAATGGCTGGAAGACCGGGATACTGTCAACACACTAGAAACGATTTCACGGAAACACTGGGCTATATGTTTTTGCCCTGAGTAGTTTGCAGTCGCCTAACTTCTGTTTTGTATCCTAATCATTTAAATGTTCTTGGGCAAGGCGCCAGATCACTCGCTTATGACTTTTGTTTTGAGTGGATTACTAAAATTGTCAGAGAAGGTTTTTTGCTCCAAAATTTTAGGCATTAGGTCTCTTCGGACCTCTCGCCTTAAATAGCTGAAAGTCACAACTGCTGCAAGGACATCAGCAATAGGAAAAGCATACCAAATACCATTGAGGTTAAAAAATATAGGCAGAATGAGCACCAAAGGAATAAGGAAAAAACCCTGTTTGGTCAGGGTAAGGAACAGTGCTGGTAGGGCTTTGCCAATAGCCTGAAAATAGGCTGCTCCAATCAATTGGACTGTAATGAGCGGTGTAGCCATGAAAACAATTATCAGCGCACCGGGGGTCCGCCGGATGAGCTCAGGATCATTGGTGAATAGGCTGGTAATATTAGACGAAAAAAATAGAATCGTGGTAAATAACCCAATAGCAATAAAGGTGCCTGATTTGATGGCAGCGGAAATAACTTTTTTTACCCTATCCCAGTGTTTTGCGCCATAGTTAAAGCCTGCAATGGGAATAAAACCCTGGGTAACGCCTAGCACGGGAAAGTTGGCAAACATCATCGTACGATTGATAATTCCCCAAACCGCAATAGCGAGTTCATCGCCATATTGAAACAAAGAATTATTCAAGACAATTGAAAGTAAACTAACAGCCCCTTGCCGAGCT containing:
- a CDS encoding Rpn family recombination-promoting nuclease/putative transposase, which translates into the protein MSNLRLSHDIFFKKAFSDIDVAKDFLRNFLPEKVLSILQLKELILTNQSFVSPSLKPYYSDLVYLCKTKEEQPIEVALLFEHKSNVPKYPHIQLLRYQLEFWDSQIRQKKDITPMIPIVVYHGKRKWEQRSFYTYFKAVDPILYAYIPNFEFLLTAINEMQDGEIRALEADWLNNILLLMKYIQDFPQHHFTNIFLNIEPKVEDPAKKNLLMSMIVYFLQNAEISRKQFNELTMTLSGETKKIIMSTYDQLIQEGVIQGIAQGKEYGIAQGIEQGIAQGIEQGIEQGIEQKNKLVIQKGLDAGLSIELLCELTDLSTEEVESMFGGHPLG
- a CDS encoding carbamoyltransferase, coding for MKILGISAFYHDAAAAIIEDGNIIAAAQEERFTREKHDASFPINAIKYCLDYTGCNIDDLAAIVFYDKPLLKFERLLETFYSYAPQGWARFIQAIPIWSKEKLFLKKIIREALKALAPSPSKGIPNILFSEHHLAHAASAFYPSPFKEAVILTIDGVGEWATASICRGNDKKIQILKELRFPHSVGLFYSAFTYFLGFRVNSGEYKLMGLAPYGNPTGKQTQAFVELIKSHLVDIKPDGSIYLNQQYFTYSTKDRMLDDQQWEKLFGFPKRAAADQFEQHHANLAIAIQMVTEEIVLKMAKEAKELTGVNALCLAGGVALNCVANGKLLAEGLFEHLYIQPAAGDAGGAIGAALSAYHMHFDQKRIISKPDGMSGAYLGPEYSYLEIEKLARKYDAPFHRYDDFDALAKVTATLLNQGQVIGWFQGRMEFGPRALGNRSILGDPRSPEMQRHMNLKIKFRESFRPFAPSVLAEDADQYFDLSIPSPYMLLVRQIQDQLKKTVPADYNEYPVHDKLYVERSNIPAVTHVDFTARIQTVHKETNPRFHALLSHFKVQTGLGMLINTSFNVRGEPIVCSPDDAYQCFLRTDMDTLVLGDYLFKKDEQHNMTALEAVLEKGFALD
- a CDS encoding DUF5989 family protein, whose protein sequence is MEFLNDLWQYLKERKKWWLLPLILAVLLIGGLILFAESSAIGSFIYTLF
- a CDS encoding SGNH/GDSL hydrolase family protein, whose product is MKKKYSNKVKVTAIFLITVLFLAVILIIGETLCRFNKEYGRGGFAFDRTLIWRLNKNFTGQKPYAQGMIPGKEPFVLSLNNRGFRGGEFKKEKEKGIKRIMVLGDSYTAGLDYPDDEIFTGAFEQKLNAQRNDHYEVMNISCPAWGTDQQYLYWFTEGIKYEPDYLIIMIASNDMRELYNKKVVSLSPEGNIDIKKADLPTKEKWGWYFANRSSLFQYFQKKVWKTNYGDFFKVFHYYPVNYGIKDTTDWDAPNYLKEPFPEIEATYQLFEKLLEEIKESCEKNGTKLLLGKIPAKVEFDGTYETAEHDPTIISNMTKLIAERQGIPYLDLNEMLAKKEDPLNVFMSWEYHFNKEGHDFAAEHLFDFFNQLDF
- a CDS encoding SxtJ family membrane protein codes for the protein MKIEKQHSPYETIAALVTLSIVIYLIFDLKNILYIGLSLGLMTLFIRPLAIFVHKGWSYLAKWLNYITSRVLLSIVFFLVLTPIAIIYRLMGKDSLKKKEIGQESYFTERNHQFTAEDFKKTW
- the ssb gene encoding single-stranded DNA-binding protein, with amino-acid sequence MNDLSNSVQLIGDLGRNVDFKKLENGNSLARVSISTKEVFKNSKGEKMVEQQWHNLVGWGKVAEIMEVLLEKGKKVAVKGKLRHRTYEDKEGKTRYQSEVVVSEFMLL
- the ssb gene encoding single-stranded DNA-binding protein, with translation MNIRNSILLIGHLGSDPDVKKLQNGKTVAKLSLATSEVYKNKNGDKVQQTQWHQCVAWGRTAEVMENFLKKGKSIAISGKLTYNNYKDRDGIMRYSSQIVVNNFVLLK